The Synechococcus sp. WH 8101 sequence TCCACGCCATGGCTATCCGATCCTGCACGACGGCCAACCCGTGGGCACCATCACCAGCGGCGGCTGGTCACCAACGCTGGAAGCGGGCATCGGTCTCGGCTACGTGAGCCGCTCTCTGGCCCGCGTGGGCACCGATCTGGCCGTGGAGATCCGAGGCCAACATCAACCCGCCACGGTGGTGAAGCGACCCTTCTATCGGCGCCCGGGCTGAGCCAGGACCGGGTGGGGGCCCTGTGGGAAACTCGCTTTTCTCCCACCATCAACGGCCCCCATGCGCAGCAACGGATGCGGCGACCTGCGCAAGCAGCAGATCGACGACCAGGTGCAGCTCTGCGGCTGGGTAGACCGTCGTCGTGATCACGGTGGTGTGATTTTCATCGACCTGCGCGACCGCAGCGGCACCATTCAGGTGACGGTGGATCCCGACCTTGGCGCGGAAGCCTTTGCCGTGGCGGAACATCTGCGCAGCGAATCGGTGCTGCAGGTGGGCGGCACGGTGCGCGCCAGACCAGAAGAGTCGAGGAATGAACGCCTCGCCACCGGTGACGTGGAGGTGCTGGCCAGCAGCATCACCGTGCTCAATGGTGTGAAAGGCACGCTGCCCTTCCCGGTGTCGATTCACGACGAGGAAAACACCCGCGAGGAGCTGCGCCTGCGCCATCGCTATCTCGATCTGCGCCGCAAGCGCATGAACGACAACCTGCGCCTACGCGCCCACACCATCCAAACCGCGCGGCGCTTCCTCGAAGACGAGGGGTTCATCGAGGTGGAGACCCCGGTGTTGACGCGCTCCACCCCGGAGGGCGCTCGCGACTACATCCTGCCGAGTCGGGTGTGTGGCGGTGAGTGGTTCGCCCTGCCCCAGTCGCCCCAGCTGTTCAAGCAACTGCTGATGGTGGGTGGCATCGAGCGGTACTACCAGGTCGCCCGCTGCTTCCGCGACGAAGACCTGCGCGCCGATCGGCAGCCGGAATTCACCCAGCTGGATATGGAGATGAGCTTCATGGATCAGGACGAGATCCTCGATTTCAACGAACGCCTGATCTGCAGCATCTGGAAGGCCGTGAAGGGCGTGGAGCTGCCCCGCCCCTTCCCGCGGATGACCTGGCACGACGCCATGGAGCGCTATGGCACCGACAGGCCCGACACCCGCTACGGCATGGAGCTCACCAATGTGAGCGACATCGTGGCCAGCATGGGCTTCAAGGTGTTCAGCGGTGCCGTCAAGGCCGGCGGTTCGGTGAAATGCATCGCCGTGCCCGGTGGCAACGACGCCGTGAGCAATGTGCGCATCAAACCCGGTGGCGATGTGTTCAGTGAGGCCCAGCAAGCGGGCGCCGGCGGTCTCGCCTTCATCCGAGTGCGCGAAGGCGGCGAGATCGACACGATCGGCGCGATCAAAGACAACCTCTCTGAAGAGCAAAAGCAGGAGCTGCTCCAGCGCACCGGCGCCGAGGCCGGCACCCTGCTGC is a genomic window containing:
- the aspS gene encoding aspartate--tRNA ligase, producing MRSNGCGDLRKQQIDDQVQLCGWVDRRRDHGGVIFIDLRDRSGTIQVTVDPDLGAEAFAVAEHLRSESVLQVGGTVRARPEESRNERLATGDVEVLASSITVLNGVKGTLPFPVSIHDEENTREELRLRHRYLDLRRKRMNDNLRLRAHTIQTARRFLEDEGFIEVETPVLTRSTPEGARDYILPSRVCGGEWFALPQSPQLFKQLLMVGGIERYYQVARCFRDEDLRADRQPEFTQLDMEMSFMDQDEILDFNERLICSIWKAVKGVELPRPFPRMTWHDAMERYGTDRPDTRYGMELTNVSDIVASMGFKVFSGAVKAGGSVKCIAVPGGNDAVSNVRIKPGGDVFSEAQQAGAGGLAFIRVREGGEIDTIGAIKDNLSEEQKQELLQRTGAEAGTLLLFGAGDTATVNKALDRVRQYLARELGLVPADRDNDQWNFLWVLDFPMFEFNADENRLEALHHPFCAPNGNDLGSDPAAWADTLPGARAQAYDLVLNGLELGGGSLRIHDSALQRQVLQTIGLPEAEAKEQFGFLIDALDMGAPPHGGLAFGLDRMVMLLAGEESIRDTIAFPKTQQARCLMTAAPASVSERQLEELHVASTWVDPE